From Mus musculus strain C57BL/6J chromosome 17, GRCm38.p6 C57BL/6J, the proteins below share one genomic window:
- the Ddr1 gene encoding epithelial discoidin domain-containing receptor 1 isoform X1, which yields MGTGTLSSLLLLLLLVTIGDADMKGHFDPAKCRYALGMQDRTIPDSDISVSSSWSDSTAARHSRLESSDGDGAWCPAGPVFPKEEEYLQVDLRRLHLVALVGTQGRHAGGLGKEFSRSYRLRYSRDGRRWMDWKDRWGQEVISGNEDPGGVVLKDLGPPMVARLVRFYPRADRVMSVCLRVELYGCLWRDGLLSYTAPVGQTMQLSEVMVHLNDSTYDGYTAGGLQYGGLGQLADGVVGLDDFRQSQELRVWPGYDYVGWSNQSFPTGYVEMEFEFDRLRTFQTMQVHCNNMHTLGARLPGGVECRFKRGPAMAWEGEPVRHALGGSLGDPRARAISVPLGGHVGRFLQCRFLFAGPWLLFSEISFISDVVNDSSDTFPPAPWWPPGPPPTNFSSLELEPRGQQPVAKAEGSPTAILIGCLVAIILLLLLIIALMLWRLHWRRLLSKAERRVLEEELTVHLSVPGDTILINNRPGPREPPPYQEPRPRGTPPHSAPCVPNGSALLLSNPAYRLLLATYARPPRGPGPPTPAWAKPTNTQACSGDYMEPEKPGAPLLPPPPQNSVPHYAEADIVTLQGVTGGNTYAVPALPPGAVGDGPPRVDFPRSRLRFKEKLGEGQFGEVHLCEVEDPQDLVSSDFPISVHKGHPLLVAVKILRPDATKNARNDFLKEVKIMSRLKDPNIIRLLGVCVQDDPLCMITDYMENGDLNQFLSARQLENKATQGLSGDTESDQGPTISYPMLLHVGAQIASGMRYLATLNFVHRDLATRNCLVGENFTIKIADFGMSRNLYAGDYYRVQGRAVLPIRWMAWECILMGKFTTASDVWAFGVTLWEVLMLCRSQPFGQLTDEQVIENAGEFFRDQGRQVYLSRPPACPQTLYELMLRCWSREPEQRPPFAQLHRFLADDALNTV from the exons ATGGGGACAGGGACCCTCTCatctctactgctgctgctactctTGGTGACAATTGGAGATGCTGACATGAAGGGACATTTTGACCCTG CCAAGTGCCGCTATGCCCTGGGCATGCAGGACCGCACCATTCCTGACAGCGATATCTCTGTGTCCAGCTCCTGGTCGGACTCTACCGCTGCCCGCCACAGCAG gctGGAAAGCAGTGATGGAGATGGGGCTTGGTGCCCTGCAGGGCCTGTGTTCCCCAAAGAAGAGGAGTACTTGCAGGTGGACCTTCGTAGGCTACACCTGGTGGCTCTGGTGGGCACCCAGGGCCGCCATGCTGGGGGTCTGGGCAAAGAGTTCTCCCGAAGCTATCGGTTGCGTTACTCCCGAGATGGCCGCCGCTGGATGGACTGGAAGGACCGCTGGGGACAGGAG GTGATTTCGGGTAACGAGGATCCCGGGGGAGTAGTGCTGAAGGACCTTGGGCCCCCCATGGTGGCCCGGCTGGTCCGCTTCTACCCCAGGGCTGACCGGGTCATGAGTGTCTGTCTTCGGGTGGAGCTCTATGGCTGCCTCTGGCGGG ATGGACTCCTGTCATATACAGCCCCCGTGGGGCAGACCATGCAGTTATCTGAGGTGATGGTACATCTCAATGATTCCACTTACGATGGATATACTGCTGGAGG GCTGCAGTATGGCGGTCTGGGCCAGCTGGCAGATGGCGTGGTGGGCCTGGATGATTTCAGGCAGAGCCAGGAGCTGCGGGTCTGGCCAGGCTATGACTATGTGGGATGGAGCAATCAGAGCTTCCCCACGGGCTACGTGGAGATGGAGTTTGAGTTTGATCGGTTGAGGACCTTCCAGACCATGCAG GTCCACTGTAACAACATGCACACTCTGGGAGCCCGCCTACCAGGCGGGGTGGAATGCCGGTTTAAAAGGGGTCCCGCCATGGCCTGGGAAGGAGAGCCTGTCCGCCATGCTCTGGGAGGCAGCCTTGGAGACCCCAGAGCCCGGGCCATCTCAGTGCCCCTGGGTGGCCACGTGGGCCGCTTTCTGCAGTGCAGATTCCTCTTTGCAGGTCCTTGGTTACTCTTCAGTGAGATCTCTTTCATCTCAG atGTGGTGAACGACTCCTCTGACACCTTCCCACCAGCCCCCTGGTGGCCACCTGGCCCGCCTCCCACCAACTTCAGCAGCTTGG AGCTGGAGCCCCGGGGTCAACAGCCAGTGGCCAAGGCGGAGGGGAGCCCAACTGCCATCCTCATTGGCTGCCTGGTGGCCATcatcctgctgctgcttctcatcaTCGCGCTGATGCTCTGGAGGCTGCACTGGCGCCGGCTGCTCAGCAAG GCTGAGCGCCGCGTGTTGGAGGAGGAGCTGACGGTTCACCTTTCTGTCCCTGGGGACACCATCCTCATCAACAACCGCCCAGGACCCCGAGAGCCACCCCCTTACCAGGAGCCCCGGCCTCGGGGGACTCCACCCCATTCTGCACCCTGCGTCCCCAACGGCTCTG CGTTGCTGCTCTCCAATCCGGCCTACCGCCTCCTTCTGGCCACTTACGCCCGTCCCCCTCGAGGCCCGGGCCCCCCCACACCCGCCTGGGCCAAACCCACCAACACCCAGG CCTGCAGTGGGGACTATATGGAGCCCGAGAAGCCGGGTGCCCCGCTTctacccccacctccccagaACAGCGTCCCCCATTATGCCGAAGCTGACATTGTCACCCTGCAGGGCGTCACTGGGGGCAACACCTACGCTGTGCCTGCACTGCCCCCAGGGGCGGTTGGGGATGGGCCCCCCAGAGTGGATTTCCCTCGGTCACGGCTCCGCTTCAAGGAGAAGCTTGGCGAGGGCCAATTTGGGGAG GTACACCTGTGTGAAGTAGAGGACCCGCAAGATCTGGTCAGTAGTGACTTCCCTATCAGTGTGCACAAGGGACACCCCTTGCTGGTAGCAGTGAAGATCCTCCGGCCAGATGCCACCAAAAATGCCAG GAATGATTTCCTGAAGGAGGTAAAGATCATGTCACGGCTGAAGGACCCAAACATCATCCGgctcctgggtgtgtgtgtgcaggatgaCCCCCTCTGCATGATCACAGACTACATGGAGAACGGCGATCTGAACCAGTTCCTCAGTGCCCGCCAGCTGGAGAACAAGGCCACTCAGGGGCTCTCTGGGGACACAGAGTCTGACCAGGGGCCCACAATCAG CTACCCTATGCTGTTACACGTGGGGGCCCAGATCGCCTCTGGCATGCGTTATCTCGCCACGCTGAACTTTGTGCATCGGGACCTGGCCACCCGGAACTGCTTGGTTGGGGAAAATTTCACCATCAAAATCGCCGACTTTGGCATGAGCCGGAATCTCTACGCTGGGGATTATTACCGTGTCCAGGGCCGGGCGGTGCTGCCCATCAGGTGGATGGCTTGGGAGTGCATTCTCATG GGGAAGTTCACAACAGCCAGTGACGTTTGGGCCTTCGGAGTGACCCTGTGGGAGGTGCTGATGCTCTGCAGGTCCCAGCCCTTTGGGCAGCTTACAGATGAGCAGGTTATCGAGAATGCCGGCGAGTTCTTCAGGGACCAGGGCCGGCAG GTCTACTTGTCCAGGCCACCCGCCTGCCCACAGACCCTGTATGAGCTGATGCTCCGGTGTTGGAGCCGGGAGCCCGAGCAGCGGCCGCCCTTCGCCCAGCTTCATCGGTTCCTGGCGGATGATGCGCTCAACACGGTGTAA
- the Ddr1 gene encoding epithelial discoidin domain-containing receptor 1 isoform X2 yields the protein MGTGTLSSLLLLLLLVTIGDADMKGHFDPAKCRYALGMQDRTIPDSDISVSSSWSDSTAARHSRLESSDGDGAWCPAGPVFPKEEEYLQVDLRRLHLVALVGTQGRHAGGLGKEFSRSYRLRYSRDGRRWMDWKDRWGQEVISGNEDPGGVVLKDLGPPMVARLVRFYPRADRVMSVCLRVELYGCLWRDGLLSYTAPVGQTMQLSEVMVHLNDSTYDGYTAGGLQYGGLGQLADGVVGLDDFRQSQELRVWPGYDYVGWSNQSFPTGYVEMEFEFDRLRTFQTMQVHCNNMHTLGARLPGGVECRFKRGPAMAWEGEPVRHALGGSLGDPRARAISVPLGGHVGRFLQCRFLFAGPWLLFSEISFISDVVNDSSDTFPPAPWWPPGPPPTNFSSLELEPRGQQPVAKAEGSPTAILIGCLVAIILLLLLIIALMLWRLHWRRLLSKAERRVLEEELTVHLSVPGDTILINNRPGPREPPPYQEPRPRGTPPHSAPCVPNGSACSGDYMEPEKPGAPLLPPPPQNSVPHYAEADIVTLQGVTGGNTYAVPALPPGAVGDGPPRVDFPRSRLRFKEKLGEGQFGEVHLCEVEDPQDLVSSDFPISVHKGHPLLVAVKILRPDATKNARNDFLKEVKIMSRLKDPNIIRLLGVCVQDDPLCMITDYMENGDLNQFLSARQLENKATQGLSGDTESDQGPTISYPMLLHVGAQIASGMRYLATLNFVHRDLATRNCLVGENFTIKIADFGMSRNLYAGDYYRVQGRAVLPIRWMAWECILMGKFTTASDVWAFGVTLWEVLMLCRSQPFGQLTDEQVIENAGEFFRDQGRQVYLSRPPACPQTLYELMLRCWSREPEQRPPFAQLHRFLADDALNTV from the exons ATGGGGACAGGGACCCTCTCatctctactgctgctgctactctTGGTGACAATTGGAGATGCTGACATGAAGGGACATTTTGACCCTG CCAAGTGCCGCTATGCCCTGGGCATGCAGGACCGCACCATTCCTGACAGCGATATCTCTGTGTCCAGCTCCTGGTCGGACTCTACCGCTGCCCGCCACAGCAG gctGGAAAGCAGTGATGGAGATGGGGCTTGGTGCCCTGCAGGGCCTGTGTTCCCCAAAGAAGAGGAGTACTTGCAGGTGGACCTTCGTAGGCTACACCTGGTGGCTCTGGTGGGCACCCAGGGCCGCCATGCTGGGGGTCTGGGCAAAGAGTTCTCCCGAAGCTATCGGTTGCGTTACTCCCGAGATGGCCGCCGCTGGATGGACTGGAAGGACCGCTGGGGACAGGAG GTGATTTCGGGTAACGAGGATCCCGGGGGAGTAGTGCTGAAGGACCTTGGGCCCCCCATGGTGGCCCGGCTGGTCCGCTTCTACCCCAGGGCTGACCGGGTCATGAGTGTCTGTCTTCGGGTGGAGCTCTATGGCTGCCTCTGGCGGG ATGGACTCCTGTCATATACAGCCCCCGTGGGGCAGACCATGCAGTTATCTGAGGTGATGGTACATCTCAATGATTCCACTTACGATGGATATACTGCTGGAGG GCTGCAGTATGGCGGTCTGGGCCAGCTGGCAGATGGCGTGGTGGGCCTGGATGATTTCAGGCAGAGCCAGGAGCTGCGGGTCTGGCCAGGCTATGACTATGTGGGATGGAGCAATCAGAGCTTCCCCACGGGCTACGTGGAGATGGAGTTTGAGTTTGATCGGTTGAGGACCTTCCAGACCATGCAG GTCCACTGTAACAACATGCACACTCTGGGAGCCCGCCTACCAGGCGGGGTGGAATGCCGGTTTAAAAGGGGTCCCGCCATGGCCTGGGAAGGAGAGCCTGTCCGCCATGCTCTGGGAGGCAGCCTTGGAGACCCCAGAGCCCGGGCCATCTCAGTGCCCCTGGGTGGCCACGTGGGCCGCTTTCTGCAGTGCAGATTCCTCTTTGCAGGTCCTTGGTTACTCTTCAGTGAGATCTCTTTCATCTCAG atGTGGTGAACGACTCCTCTGACACCTTCCCACCAGCCCCCTGGTGGCCACCTGGCCCGCCTCCCACCAACTTCAGCAGCTTGG AGCTGGAGCCCCGGGGTCAACAGCCAGTGGCCAAGGCGGAGGGGAGCCCAACTGCCATCCTCATTGGCTGCCTGGTGGCCATcatcctgctgctgcttctcatcaTCGCGCTGATGCTCTGGAGGCTGCACTGGCGCCGGCTGCTCAGCAAG GCTGAGCGCCGCGTGTTGGAGGAGGAGCTGACGGTTCACCTTTCTGTCCCTGGGGACACCATCCTCATCAACAACCGCCCAGGACCCCGAGAGCCACCCCCTTACCAGGAGCCCCGGCCTCGGGGGACTCCACCCCATTCTGCACCCTGCGTCCCCAACGGCTCTG CCTGCAGTGGGGACTATATGGAGCCCGAGAAGCCGGGTGCCCCGCTTctacccccacctccccagaACAGCGTCCCCCATTATGCCGAAGCTGACATTGTCACCCTGCAGGGCGTCACTGGGGGCAACACCTACGCTGTGCCTGCACTGCCCCCAGGGGCGGTTGGGGATGGGCCCCCCAGAGTGGATTTCCCTCGGTCACGGCTCCGCTTCAAGGAGAAGCTTGGCGAGGGCCAATTTGGGGAG GTACACCTGTGTGAAGTAGAGGACCCGCAAGATCTGGTCAGTAGTGACTTCCCTATCAGTGTGCACAAGGGACACCCCTTGCTGGTAGCAGTGAAGATCCTCCGGCCAGATGCCACCAAAAATGCCAG GAATGATTTCCTGAAGGAGGTAAAGATCATGTCACGGCTGAAGGACCCAAACATCATCCGgctcctgggtgtgtgtgtgcaggatgaCCCCCTCTGCATGATCACAGACTACATGGAGAACGGCGATCTGAACCAGTTCCTCAGTGCCCGCCAGCTGGAGAACAAGGCCACTCAGGGGCTCTCTGGGGACACAGAGTCTGACCAGGGGCCCACAATCAG CTACCCTATGCTGTTACACGTGGGGGCCCAGATCGCCTCTGGCATGCGTTATCTCGCCACGCTGAACTTTGTGCATCGGGACCTGGCCACCCGGAACTGCTTGGTTGGGGAAAATTTCACCATCAAAATCGCCGACTTTGGCATGAGCCGGAATCTCTACGCTGGGGATTATTACCGTGTCCAGGGCCGGGCGGTGCTGCCCATCAGGTGGATGGCTTGGGAGTGCATTCTCATG GGGAAGTTCACAACAGCCAGTGACGTTTGGGCCTTCGGAGTGACCCTGTGGGAGGTGCTGATGCTCTGCAGGTCCCAGCCCTTTGGGCAGCTTACAGATGAGCAGGTTATCGAGAATGCCGGCGAGTTCTTCAGGGACCAGGGCCGGCAG GTCTACTTGTCCAGGCCACCCGCCTGCCCACAGACCCTGTATGAGCTGATGCTCCGGTGTTGGAGCCGGGAGCCCGAGCAGCGGCCGCCCTTCGCCCAGCTTCATCGGTTCCTGGCGGATGATGCGCTCAACACGGTGTAA